The nucleotide window TGACAGGCGGTGATGTGAACACACAAGACAGCAAAGGCTGTTGTAGAAAAGATGTTTGCAGTCATCCACCACAAGGATAAAGCGTACGTCTTCTCTTCCAGCGCGAGGGTGTATGTGCGCATTCCACAGGGCAATCTGATTTCTGCCCActattttctttttttgtggATATTTTGCTTCAGCCAGAGCGAGGCAGCGAGGGGCAACCCGAAAGAGCCACATGGATGGCTGAGTGACGTGAGGCCGGCTCTACGTACAAAAAGCGAAACAACAGAGATGACAAAAGAGGCGtggtagggaggggggaatacAAAAGCACACGCGACCCCCAGAAGATCAACACAACAACACATCCTTTTTCTATTGCGTATTCGCCAACTGCTGCTCACATCGCCTTCCGCCCACTCACGAATACAGAGAGTAGTGGGAGAGAACGAAGGAAAGAGATGAGCACGCAGACAGTTTAATCAGGTACGCACCGGTCGAGGAGAGAGTTGAGAGGAGCGGTGGGGAGAGATGGTGCGCTGTTCACACTGTTGCTTTCACACCGAGAAAGGGAGAGTAGTACATGTGTTCCTattcgctctttttctcgctctccgTCTTTCTCActgttgtgcgtgcgtgtctgtgttgGCCTCAGCACAGTGCCCACGTGCAGTGTGAAGCAAAGGGTCTTGTACATCtgaacaaaaaaagaaagcgacaACTTGCACCCATACCCGCACACAGTCGACGAAAGCGGAGAGACAGACGATGATGACGGCTTAGAAATTGTCCACATGTTGGTAGGAGAAGTGATCACGTGGAAGATACACGTACGAGTCGTTGCCCTTTGGCGCGCGACGGTAGCCAGAGCCCTTGATGCCGGGAATCACCACTGGTTTCGTTGCCGTTTCGCGGTTGGTCAACTCAGCGGCGGTGTGTTTCGCTGCGGACAGGCGTGTCATCTCCCGCCGCATCGTACGCAGGTGGTCCAGCTCCTCACGTGCTGAGGACTTCTGCTTGGCTGACGCGCTCTTCTCAaggaaggagctgcgcggaCTGAATGTCTTTTCCAACACACTGTGTGGCGTCTTGAAGGCGGCGATGGACGCATCAAAGCATATCTTTCGGCGCGGGTCGTCGACGGAGTAGGCGGAGTAAGCATACGAGGTACCGAGGTCTCCGAGGTTGGTCTTGTAGGACAGCGAGCGGTACTCGGCTTGGGTCGCGTCTTCCATGAAGTCCTTGCGGTAGATCGTAGCCTTGTCCTTGAGTTGCTCCGAGGACACCGCCATTGTCAAGTAAGGAACCTTCATGGACATGGTCACATCCGCCTTCTCGTTTTCAGTCCACTCATCGCGGTACGTGGCGAGACGCTCGCGGCGCACCGTGTCGTGGAAGCTGTCCGGCTCCCACTGGCAGTAGTCCCACCGATAGGTGGACCGCTCGTCGAAGCTCGGGGCGAGAAAGCGGCTGTGGTAGCCACGTGGCGCTAGTTTGCTGATCGTCAGCGCATCCTTAGGGTTCTTCGCCCGCTCCTCCCGAAGCTGCATGCCGAGGAGGGTCATGCGGTTGGCGAACTGGTTGGTGGTGAGCATGCCCAGCAcgttttcctcctttttgctGTGGCTGGTGACGTTGTTGCTGTGCACCGTGTGTGCCTTGCGGTACTGCAGTGGATCAATCGAGGAGAAGTCATTGACAGCGGTGTTATGCTTTGGAAGCATGCGCTCGTTAATTAAACCCGGGTACGCTGTGACGTGAATGTCCatcagccgccgctgcttcaaGCTAGGCGTGGTCGGCACCCCGTCCTGGTCGATTGCTTCCTTGAGCGTCATCCGCtttggtgctgcagcggcggtcaTGGCGCCCACCGTTGGGTTATTGAGATCACACGACATtgcgtgcgctgcagcagagaaggTTGGGATGGGCGggtagagagggggagaatGAAATGGGTGTGCTGGTGCCAAAGGTGCAGGGATACCTGGTGGTGTATAGGGAGGACACTTATGCGTAGGCGTTGTCTGCCTCTGCGATCTTGCGCGTTGGCGTTTCCTTTAGCTCTTGCGCTACTGGTGGCGCCCTCTCTCtagcagaaaaaaaagagcatGTGGGGTTGAGcagggggggtgagggaagcGCGCGTGATAGAGCAGTAGAGGAGGAACGGAGAAGATGTGGGAgaaacggagagagaaaggtaGCGCATACAAGGGTTACTAGTGCCACTGAAAAGGCACGCAGTGCATcttgacacacacacgacagAGGGGGCAATCCATACAGATGTGCGCCtagaccccccccctacacaccTACGTAGGGGCATCAGACGTACGTATACCTTTCTCCCAACGTGTTCATTCCCTGGCGTAGAACATGAGCAAATCACCACTCTACCCGGCCTGCCAGACACCCATCGCATGGtgtgaggcagaggcagacaCGTGCTACACCAATGCTGGCCCCGGCACCGGAGCACGGCCCTTGCCTCAAACTCTGCCTACCCTCGCTCCGCAAgtcgcctcaccgccgcgtcCATCATGCCGGTCGCCCACCgggtgcatccctcggggtggctcagaCTCCTCACTAGTAGGCAGTGAGGGCAGGGTGGGATACGTTCGAGTTGCGCTGACATTCTGCCCATCCTATGTTATGGGTGGTGCAAGCATGTTTCCTGTTGCAGGTCTCCcccgccgccacgccgcccAGGACCTCACCGCCCACATCAGTGGCAACAAATCGCTCTGACACCCCCTACGTGGCAAGTccctgaccctgtcaccgccagaagtgATTCGTCTCATTGCCAGAAGTAGGGGCTACCTGGCTTCCCCATAGAGGGGGGACTGGACTCTGAATACCATGCCAAGGTGGCCTATCCCTCCACCGTCACCAGGAACGCAGGTGGCAAAGAAGCCAAAAGGGTGGATACACCCACAAAACGAAtaaaaagaggaagacagaATTGATTTCAACTGATAGTCAGGGCACACTCCACTTCATGCTTCCCAAGTCCTCGGAGCAGGCACGTTCCCTATTTCCGTGGAAGAGCATACCGATTTGGTAACCCTCCCCGCTCGCGCTCTCGATACCACCTAGCGCTAGCAAGGCTATCCGTGAGGATTTTGCTATATTGAAGTTACCATCGGGTAATACTATGCACGAAGAGGTTGACCTACAAGTCTTCCTTTTATCCGTCATCCAAGGATACCTGCCGTGGCGGGTAATCAAAGGGGTGGATTGGGGAAAGAATAAAACGCACATCGTGGCTGAATTCCTCTGGATCTGAAATCAGTAGAACAAAAATTGAGCGACAAGCAAAATGGTTGGTGAAGCATATCTTTCGTATAGTGCAGAGTACGTTGACTCACTCCTCGTCATCATATCGCTTCTTCAGTCAATCCTTCGCTCATTCATTCTCGTCGCAACGTTTCggataaaaaaaaaaaagaatggCGGAATAAAACAAAAAAATAATGAATCGTATGCACGTATAGAAGAGGCGTGACTGGACTTCGCATAGAAAGAGAACCATGAGGGTGCATGACAGTGGTCACTGGGGAGCGCGCCTTGCTCGCACGTGTGCTGTGAGCATCACCCATACGATGTGTGCATTTGGTCCCACTCCGCTGTTAATTTGTTGTTTAGACCTTCGGTTTCTGACCCCTGCAGCtactgtgtgcgcgtctgtgtgtgggtatctTCGGGTTTCGGTTCACCTGTGCAACGAAGTGGGTAACCGGAAAGAAGCACTTTAATGTTCAAAAAGAGCACGTTGGGGTGGTGAAGGCATAGCAAGGAAAGCACAATGATCgcaaacaagaaaaaaaggtctaccccctttccttccaTATCTCAGCACACATGTCAGCAAGGGTTTGAGCTCCAACGGCGGTGTCCTCATAAGAACACGCCCGTGTCTGCGCGCACAGACGCCAAATGGTTGGTAAGGCATCACGTCTATGTACTAACTGTAACCGTGCAGCATGCGCAAGCGAAGAACTACGCAGATGTgcaatagagagagagagagaccgcgCGCAAAAAGAACTGAAGGGGACGCAATACAAAAAAGTGGCTTCTCACCTCCAacacactccccccccccctacacacacacacacacacacacacacacacacacacacacacacacacactccccccccccctacacacacacacacacgtcttGGGAAATGTGCCTCTCGGAGAACTCTTCGCGATGAGAAACGCGCATGGACGTCTCTGGCAAAGGAAAGTGGAGAGAAGGCAGTCAAAGGAGAGCACTGTCAGTGATCACTTCCGAGCTTCTCCATCTCAACACGCTCTTCGTCTGAAGGCTTCATGTCGAGGGTTGAATGTTGTCCACATTGTTTTAGAGAGGGGAGCACGGGCATGCGATCCCCAATTACACCATCGACCCGCATCTTGGTCGCCTGCACGTAGGCAAAGTAGAGGTAGCTGTTCATATCGCCCCACGTCCACACTTTCAGGTTTCGGTGATGCATCTCGGCGATCATGGCGCGTCCATACGCACCGAAGGACGGCGGCACGGTGGGTGGAGCATGCTGCGGATCATCAGCATGGAACAGATCTGCTATCACGGGGCCTCGTTCGGCCGAACCGTGCAGTGGCACCTCAGGAATATttggcagcaccacctcatCCTCTGGTGAGAGAAGCGTCCCTGCGTTCATCGAAACACccgcgaggtgctgcgcagcggcgaaCTGGATGGCGCCCTCCACGTAGAAGGAACGGTAGTCCTTCAAGTCACGCATCTCCTTCGTATCACTGAGGAAGAAGACATCGTAGCGACTCTGCTTCAGGGCCAGCGCAAGGCACACGTTGGGGTCGAAACTGCTGAAAACGATATTGCGCCCGTCGTCCGAAAATTCAAAGACGACTCGCAGGATTTCGTCCACAAACCCGTTCACCTCGAACGCGTCACTCTGTAGAAAGAGGTTCGAGTCGACGAGCGGTTGGAAAGGGTATTTCACCTCTATGTTGAAGCTCAGAGATGGTGGCGTCTGCTCCAGCACTTCCCGGAGCGACGGCACACCGTTCGGAAAGTCCTCCATTCGCATCACCGAGCTCTCAACGGTCCGCACTGAGCTGCAATTGCATACGCTGTTctgcgacgacgacgagccCTTCAGCAGCTTGGGCTGACAATTGCGCGCCCACGCTATCAGAGTATCCCAATGTTGTACCAGCAGGTCTTTGGTGGCGAACACGCGGTCAAGAGGCTTGCAGCACTGCACATGCAGGCCACGCAGCCGCGTATAGTTCAACCtgtgcaccgcagcgcgcacTGATGTGTACTCAGCCTTATCCGGACACGCCCGTACACCCTCTCGCTTCAGCGCCATCAGCTCAATCAGCGGGTCGTGAATCACAACCGGCACGCGGTCCTCGGAGAGCATGACGTCAAATTCGATCATATTGCACTTGCGGGCGTGCGCGGCTTGGAATGATGGTATGGTGTTCTCGCTGCATTTTATGACGAGTGGCGCGCCTCTGCGGGGGGAGGACGAGCGTGTGTATGTCTTGCCCAACCCGCGGTGTCCAATCAAGGTGGAGACAGTGAGCCACGCAAGCGACTCCAGGGACCGCACAATCTCCAGCGGCCCGCGTTGCCCACACCCCTCCAATGGAAACGTCAACAGGTACTGCACGTACAGCTTCATCCACAGCGACGCGACGCCTTCCGGCGCACCCGCGGGCGCAGGGCAGTAGACTGGCAAGAGCACGGTGCCGCTCGTGCTGGAATGCAGCATGCCGGAGAAGAGTACGGTATTGCCTTGGAGGGAAAGCACCGTGCCATCCGCGATGTACGGCACCTTGACAGTCACCTCGATCGCAAATTCCTCCAGCTCGTGAAGGTTGAGGAGACACGTCCACGCATGCTGCGTACGCGCCGCCATGAGCGGCGCTCTTCCACTGCTGTCCGCTAAGCCCGTCAGCGGCAGAACGGGCTTGATTGTCTGCAATGGTCGCACACACCAGCCCTTGGCCAGGAAACCAGCAGACGGCCGTGTTTCCCCATCACGTGCAGAGCGCCGTGAGCTCTCCACGTGACTGTGGTAGCAGCCACTGTGGGGGGAACTTATCGTGGATACCGACGATGTTGAAGACCCTGGCGGGCTCGCTGTGCTGTAGTTGTCCTGGTCACTGTTGCCTGACGCGGCCGCAGCCACACGCTTCATGTGCACCTGACGTAGCTGCCGCTTCGATGGCACAGGCATAGGCAGATGAAAgcgacaccagcagctgccCTCCACCGGAACCGGTCGCACGTCGGTGACGTGGCAGACGGTGGTCGACGGAACTCCGTCGGTAGTCTCGCGCATGCGCCGACGCATCACCTCGCTCTGATGCGACGTCAACCTCGACTCCCACGCGGCCTGGTCGAACGGCTGGGTAGGATCGTTGGCGTAGAAggtgagagagagcaacGGCCCTGGGGTATCGGCGGCTGCACGCTTACCACTGTCAGGAAGGCATTCGCAGAAAGGTGGGATGCTGCCGTTTGGTGAGCCGACGCGAACGTCTGCGTCCTCTTCGGATGCCGGAAAATTCATCCCAGAGGATACCGTCTTGAGCACAGGGGCAAAGGTGcgtcgcggcagcgcaggcaAGTTGTAGAGAAAGGCAAACTGCTCACCAGTGGAACCGAAGCAGACGGGCGCTGTAGCAGCGCCATTCCTTCCAATGCAACCAAGCGGATCACCGTCCTCTATGTCGCTGCCATCGTGGCACTGACGCACATCCAGTACCGCCAGCCACTGTGGTGCCTCTCCGTCGCACTCCATGAACACATTCTTTTTGGGTTCAAATGGTGtgatgcagagagaggaaggctGGCTGTACCGCTGATCAACCCCGGCAATCACAGTGCCAGGGGCGACACAGATGCTCGACTCGGGGGCGCACGATGCGCGAAGGAATGCCTCCTCTAGAATGACCAGCCGGCACGGCATGGAAAGGTGCTCTGCGTCAGACTGCTGATCACGTAACCTGTTCATCTCCTGACTTGTAAAACGCACCTGAGCCACGTAATGCTCCACGGAAGACTGTCGACCGCCCTCGCAGTGGTGGGGGTGGTACGAGAGGTAAGGAACGTGTATGCATGGGGTACGCTGGCACTGGCACCACTCGAGCGCCACAGGCCACGCCATGCCCCATGCCCCCATACTTTCCCCTGCGGCCACAAGACCAAAGCGCAGCtccgaggcggaggaagccACGAGCGGATGCGCGCTTCGAGCGCACTCTCGCACAAAGAAAGCCTCCAGCATCTGGCTGGAGAGGCCGTAGACACATACGTTCATCAGTGTCATCGCAAGCGCACGCCGATTTCCTTTCCTCGTGTTGGTGTTGCTGTTTCTTGCACTCGGAAATGGCAAGCGCAGAGCCGTGAAAAGTGCTGTTACTCGGGAGTGAAATGAAGGAGCCACgtgaaaaagagggaagaggggaaaaggtgATGTGCACCAAAGGGAAGAGCAAAGCAAGGGATttgaaagaaagaaaaaactGCAAGCAGCGGAGGAAAAACAACGCCTTCCGATTCGGTCAATGTCAGACTGGAGAAATCAGAAGATGTGCTCGAGGACGGCGAGGAAGATGGCGGCAGGAAAGAGTTTGGGGGTGAAGAAGTTAGCATCATCACGAGcgagcacacacagcgaaaagggaagggggagcagcagaagtTCCGTCTCTACGACCCTTCCTTCtcgtcccccacccccctcccagTTTGTGCAAAATTAAAGGGTCCGCATGAAGGACGGGGCGCTAAGAGGAGGGTGGCGACAGTGGCCGTGCCTGGTTCCGCTGCCACTAAGAGTCGCGGCGCCACATAGAAGGtgtgcgcggcagcgggtactctctccttcatgctgttctttttttgtCTGTTTGTTTAtttgtttgtttcttctcATTTTCGATGCAGTACCTGTCAGATTCGATCTAAATGCTGAGGAGTGCCTTCGCTTCACCCAAGCCGCTGTGGTTTCATTTTATTTACTGCGCAAGCGCGAGGGCGACGAGCtaagcgaaaaaaaaaaatatatatatatataacgAGGTAAAGATGCAATGGTGCTCTTTCATTCTATGCCGACCCATCTGGAAGTACCACACCGCACTTGCTCGCCTCCCTCAGACGTCCCTCCTCTGTGGTACTCTTTTGCACATGGAAAGGTCAGGTcacgagaaaaagagcgagggagggcaaATTGTCTTCTTTTCAAAGTACCCTTGTCTTGTCCCGTAGGTCTGTGTGCAGGCGTGAGCAAGAGGGGTCCTGTGGGCGGGAGAGAttgagaaaaaaagggagagcaATTTGAAAAACAAAGGCGGCGCAGGGTCTGTGTCAGCGTAGGTGATCAATAACAACGTGCATCCATTGAAAGAGAGTAGACAGATGAATagacagaagagagaagagagaagaatgTGCGTGCACCATCTCACACAAGCGCAGAAGCGAGTCGCACACATTGTCCTTGTATGAGAGGTCCATGGGAAAGAGGAATAGCGGCCCAGATTAGCTGACAAAGAGGTCGACGCGAGAAAAGGAACAGAGAAAGCTCAAGGAAGAACAGAGAGGGACGCCAGAGAAGAAACCAGCGGAACAGCCACCACAACAACAGCACGAAAAAAAGGCACGACGATCTTATTGTGgactctctccccctccacccttcTGTTTGGTTTGTCATTCACTTGCATACGTCTCTCTGCCAGCGCTACGGTGATCGataggaagagaaggaggaaaggaaaaataaaagggaagaggtgatggtgatggtgatgatgTGTAGAAGTGTGGAATCTCGTAAGAGTGGAAACAAGAATGAATACATTGgcaatggaaaaaaaaaggggggaagaatACGGCgcacctctctttttcttgcgtttctctttcactgtCTGCTCTTCCTTCCACCGCGTGTTTCAGCGCCGCATGGGAAGGGGTGTTTGTATGAGGGGTATGCTAAGTCAGTAAGAGGGCCATGTATAGAGATAATAACGCTAACTTGACTAATGCGTGACGTGAAGCCTTCCTGCCTttccacttttttttttttgggggggaggggggggttaCACACTGCTTGTCCAGCTGTTTGCACGTGTGGCAGTGGAAATCCGCGCATCATCGGGTAAGAAGAGAACAAATGGGAAAAGGTTGTtaaagggggagaaagagcaaCCAAAacgagaaacaaaaaaaagaggctTAAAGTGTTAATCGACAACTTCGCCTCAGTTGTTCGATGAGGAAAGgcggagaaaaaggagaaggggaaaagaaagaaaaagggaaacagcaacgctggtgcagctggtACGCCGAAGGGGGAAGACAGAGACTtccgtacacacgcacgatCCAGTGACAGGAGTGCCGCtacttttttttctccgaTAGTCTCCAATGGCGTGGTGAGACCGTCTGcatctccttctccacctctccactCACTCCCCCAGAAACCCTTCGCTCCGTTCAAGTCAGTAAAATAGAGAAAATGATCAACGACCCATAGGCgcacctcacacacacgcacgaacGAAAAAAGAAATGAACGCAggggaggcacacacacacaaactcaCGCGTATATtcgagagaaggagagcgacgagAACAGTGGCCCGCACTACACTGCGATTTAAACCCATAACGCACTAgcccgccctctcctcccttcctctgtACACATGAATGAACACTTCTGATCTTAGGCAGAGTGACGACTGTGGAGGATGGAAAGCcatgaagagaggagggaaggggattgagagctgctgtggtggGCATGTAGTCAACAATATAAGCAAAAATTAATAAGGGAGCTCTTCCAAGAAACGCGCTGCACAGCGGGCACTCAAAGGCGAGAAAAAAATATATAGGAAAATAGGGAAAAAAATTTAtgttcccccccccacacgtTTGGCACTCATCTGTTGCACAttacctcctctccctcacgcCTCCCGGTGCCACGCAGCGCTGTAGAGCACTTTCACCTCCCTCAAGGCAAATCACGCCGCCTGCCTCTTTCCGGCTCTTCAAACCTGCAGAAGTTTACGTGAAGGAGCAAACTGAATAggtaaaagaaaaaaaagcaaggAAATggagaggaagcgagggagGTGCATACGCGCGCGCGTGAGAACGGTGGGAGATGCACAGAAACTGCGACAACACAGAGTGAGCCACAGTGACGATAAAAAGACAAACAGAAGAGGGCGGGGCACGAAAAGAAGCCACAAAAATACATGCatgaaggagagaagtgTCAACCGAACTaaagaaaacaaagcaaAAAGTAAAACACAGTCGGCAGTCACACGCGCATACTCGCGGTCGAGTacgcgcaggtgcagggAAGACGCTCAGAGAAGCGTCAAAAAGAGGTCCTGATTCCGTCGCCACCGGTCCGGCTGAACCCTCATTGGCTTCCTCTCACGCCTAGATGACTTCCACCAAGTTCTTCGTCGGCTCCTCCCGCTCAGCACGGAGCTGATTTCTCTCCGTCACTGCCGACCTCATGTGCATAAACTGATAGTGCCAGCGTCGCGTTGTGTGCATGCATACtgcggccgtggcggcgacggcgatgatgGCTCCTACGCAGAAGGCTGCCAGTGACACGCTCgcgacagcgccggcgctgaGGCCGTTGGAGTCGTGCAGCGTAACTGCCTTCTCGTCGGTGTTcacggcggcaccggcgtAGCTCTCTCTGCCGGTCGTACCGCCTGAGGTCGTGTTCGAGACCAGGCAGCTGCCTTTGGAGCAGACGCACTGCATACTCACGCTGTTAAGGGTGTAACCCATCCCGCAAGCGAACTGCGGGCACGCAGAGCGGTAGAACTGGCACGTGCTGGGGACCAGGACACTGGAGGGGGTACCGTAGACGACCGTTTCCGAGGGGCAGTTCGCGATGTCGATAGAGGCCTGGTCAAGGTAGCAGTAGCCGCGCACATCCGCCGGCTCCGACCACTTCACGAACCGCTTGAAGTCGGCGAACGGGCAAATGTTCTCCTTCGCCTTGTAGGCGATGCCGAGGGCGTCCATACACTGCATCTGCCACTCTGAATTCCACGCAAAGTCGAATTTCGTGTCAGGGCTCTGACCAGGGCAGCCGCGCAGGATGCGAACATAGTGCGCGCCGGTCGTCGtgttctgcagcagctccgccacaaGGACCTGGGCAAAAGGCGGCATCATACCATCCGGGGTGCGGTCACCGAGCGTACCCCACACTGGGCCCAGCGAGGTGTCGTGAGCGCTGTAGTGCATGAGCCTGTACGTGTTCGATCCCGCCATCACGCCTTCCATGTTCGTCACCATCTGCTGAGCGAACGGCTGGCCGCGGCCGCCTTGCTTGAACATGAGCGGGTCGCTGTGGTTGTAGTGGTACTCGTAGTCGAACAGGACAGTTGTGATGCTCTTCAGCTTCTCGAAGttcgcctccagcagcgggtACTGGGACAGCTCGCCAACGGCCTTCTTCGCGGCACCAATATCAAAGAGCGTGCGCGCGCAGTCGGAGCGAGTCTCGTAGTCGCTGCAGAACCCTTCCTGGTAGATCTCTGCCCCAATCTTTGTAATCTCCCTCCAGTCGGGGAAAAGCTCATCTGTCCTCGGGTTGCATACCTCGCGGAGAAGCCGCTTGTTGTTGGAGTAGAAAAACTTGAGCCACGGTTGCGTGTTGCTGTTCAGCAGTACATCCGCCGACTCCGGCACGGTGTGAATAGCAGCGTAGAGGCTGTCCATATTGGGGAAGAAGCCGCGCAGGAAGGCCTCGGCGCTCTGCAGGGTACGCAGGACATCGGTGGAGCGGCTGTAAGCCACATCCAGGTTGTAGTTCGGCGACTCGAACATCGGCGAGCTCACCACGGATGGATCGGAGTTGTAGCGGGATCGCAGAAAACCGCCAACTTTGAGCAGCATCTCAACACCCGCCCACGAAAGGTACCCACAGGGCGACTCCGTGCAAATCTTCGTCGTGTTTTCGCGCGGCAGGCCGGCACGGGCACCGTGGCGATGTAGCACCTGCACCTGGAGCACCTTCAGGATGTCCTCCGCTGCTACGGCACTGTCGTTGTTGATGGTGCTCTGTGCGTAGACACTAGAGATGGCGCACGCaatcagcgccgccgccagaaCAGTTGCCAGGCCGAGTCGTGCAAAACAAGCCATCGCGAATACCTGCAGTCGTGAGTGGAAAAGGTTTGAGTATGATGTCCATGCGAAGCTGTGGGTGTACCCTCCCACAGCAAATAAGCGATATGGCGGaaaggtagagagagaggtgtcGCCACTCCAGCACAGACTCACAAACAACAGAGACCTGAAGGGAAATACAAGAAaacaaggaaaagggaggatGGCAAGAGAgcaagaagggagggaggggggccaaAGACTCGGGGAGAGTGGAGAAAAATGCAGAGATGGAGGTGGACGCAGCCGactactgctgctgtaccGTTTTAGGGGCGAAGCAAAACAGAGAGCGATTTTCAGATGCAGTTGGTGTGGACAGAGCCACGCCAAGTGCGTTGGTACGGTGTTTGGATATGAGCGTGAGTAAGTgagcgaaaaggggagaagtgAGGCAACGGACATAGTGAACAGCGCAGCGGGGTACagtggggaaaaggggaaaaacaTAAGCGTAGTGACAAGAGAAAGCAGAGAGACTTAGAGTTGGGCATTTATGCGCACACAgttaagagagagagagagcagcgacatcctctctctctcttgcgcttctctACTCTCAGTGAACAGAAATACGGGGGATGCGGTGTGACGAGAGGTCGATGCCGCACGCCTTTGGGTCACGTAGCCTTTTCTCGCATTGTAACGCAAGAAGGAGAATCACGTGGCGCACGCAGTGGTCGCTTCCCATAGGTCAAAATGGACGCCGCCGATTTGCATTGGGGCTCACTAGTGACGTATGCGACGGAGAGCAGAGACAGCagtcgccccccccccctctcctcgcagTCGCATTGCAGCACTTGTTAATAGAGGCAGCGTCAGGGGTATCGCTTCCAGGCTCAACGACTAGAAACCAGCCAGTGACAGCCTTTCCTTTTTGAGCTGGCATATATTTGTTTGCTCTGAGTTTTGTGCCTTGgagaggcacagcagcaacgacgccCTCATCCTTCAAATGGGtgaggcacacgcacacacgtgcatacGTTCGAGTCGCGAtccaaacaaaaaagaaactaaaaaaaaagggagaagaggacaACAAAGAAGATGCACTACACCATCGCTGGCCCTGTTGATCTCCCTTCCTctgtgcccctcccccctcctcccccagAGGAAGACAATCAAGGGATGAACAAAATACTGAGTAACGGATATACATGCGCTTGTTTTTGTCTGGCTGGTTTACATCGCGTGTGAGGACGGCACCGTATGTGCAGACATACGCACGTACG belongs to Leishmania braziliensis MHOM/BR/75/M2904 complete genome, chromosome 36 and includes:
- a CDS encoding related to multifunctional cyclin-dependent kinase pho85-like protein; this translates as MTLMNVCVYGLSSQMLEAFFVRECARSAHPLVASSASELRFGLVAAGESMGAWGMAWPVALEWCQCQRTPCIHVPYLSYHPHHCEGGRQSSVEHYVAQVRFTSQEMNRLRDQQSDAEHLSMPCRLVILEEAFLRASCAPESSICVAPGTVIAGVDQRYSQPSSLCITPFEPKKNVFMECDGEAPQWLAVLDVRQCHDGSDIEDGDPLGCIGRNGAATAPVCFGSTGEQFAFLYNLPALPRRTFAPVLKTVSSGMNFPASEEDADVRVGSPNGSIPPFCECLPDSGKRAAADTPGPLLSLTFYANDPTQPFDQAAWESRLTSHQSEVMRRRMRETTDGVPSTTVCHVTDVRPVPVEGSCWCRFHLPMPVPSKRQLRQVHMKRVAAAASGNSDQDNYSTASPPGSSTSSVSTISSPHSGCYHSHVESSRRSARDGETRPSAGFLAKGWCVRPLQTIKPVLPLTGLADSSGRAPLMAARTQHAWTCLLNLHELEEFAIEVTVKVPYIADGTVLSLQGNTVLFSGMLHSSTSGTVLLPVYCPAPAGAPEGVASLWMKLYVQYLLTFPLEGCGQRGPLEIVRSLESLAWLTVSTLIGHRGLGKTYTRSSSPRRGAPLVIKCSENTIPSFQAAHARKCNMIEFDVMLSEDRVPVVIHDPLIELMALKREGVRACPDKAEYTSVRAAVHRLNYTRLRGLHVQCCKPLDRVFATKDLLVQHWDTLIAWARNCQPKLLKGSSSSQNSVCNCSSVRTVESSVMRMEDFPNGVPSLREVLEQTPPSLSFNIEVKYPFQPLVDSNLFLQSDAFEVNGFVDEILRVVFEFSDDGRNIVFSSFDPNVCLALALKQSRYDVFFLSDTKEMRDLKDYRSFYVEGAIQFAAAQHLAGVSMNAGTLLSPEDEVVLPNIPEVPLHGSAERGPVIADLFHADDPQHAPPTVPPSFGAYGRAMIAEMHHRNLKVWTWGDMNSYLYFAYVQATKMRVDGVIGDRMPVLPSLKQCGQHSTLDMKPSDEERVEMEKLGSDH
- a CDS encoding putative membrane-bound acid phosphatase 2; amino-acid sequence: MACFARLGLATVLAAALIACAISSVYAQSTINNDSAVAAEDILKVLQVQVLHRHGARAGLPRENTTKICTESPCGYLSWAGVEMLLKVGGFLRSRYNSDPSVVSSPMFESPNYNLDVAYSRSTDVLRTLQSAEAFLRGFFPNMDSLYAAIHTVPESADVLLNSNTQPWLKFFYSNNKRLLREVCNPRTDELFPDWREITKIGAEIYQEGFCSDYETRSDCARTLFDIGAAKKAVGELSQYPLLEANFEKLKSITTVLFDYEYHYNHSDPLMFKQGGRGQPFAQQMVTNMEGVMAGSNTYRLMHYSAHDTSLGPVWGTLGDRTPDGMMPPFAQVLVAELLQNTTTGAHYVRILRGCPGQSPDTKFDFAWNSEWQMQCMDALGIAYKAKENICPFADFKRFVKWSEPADVRGYCYLDQASIDIANCPSETVVYGTPSSVLVPSTCQFYRSACPQFACGMGYTLNSVSMQCVCSKGSCLVSNTTSGGTTGRESYAGAAVNTDEKAVTLHDSNGLSAGAVASVSLAAFCVGAIIAVAATAAVCMHTTRRWHYQFMHMRSAVTERNQLRAEREEPTKNLVEVI